A window of the Euzebya pacifica genome harbors these coding sequences:
- a CDS encoding ABC transporter substrate-binding protein, protein MRTRRWIVLVGLLAIVAAGCSSSDDGGGEESTDAGDTTEETSDATEADADDAADEGDDATDDSGDDAADGGDAGSVPDAPDFGVDSDTIRIGWLGDVTGPTAAAQGFNLEGAEAAVAYLNEQGGVLGRELELAVQDDQYNPETMATNFAAITSDNPVLSIIQCGNCVSLLPQFASTGIPLISPPQTVDAQLEVPNVYNNLAHYGDEADVAVAYIAEKVGSIEDANVAVVHLEVPSGAEWNAYIEQTLEEQGGNYLGAMTINIGAPDYTGVVTQLAQMRNNDDLNYVAFHGAPETGLGMISEMVTQGLTDVPMVGIHGLVGATIFQEGPPEAAELLAGAHSFLSPMDDCEMCATIRDFVAGTEWEDAAIETNFADGWHEVLIAAEAMERAAADAGELSWETMNAALTSAPFDTGGLTCEVDWTSGNQSLCAAVFEWNGDFMEPAKPFEEYTGDIDGEYGAGG, encoded by the coding sequence ATGCGTACACGTCGTTGGATAGTGCTGGTGGGGCTGTTGGCCATCGTGGCTGCTGGTTGCAGCTCGAGCGATGACGGAGGTGGTGAGGAGTCCACGGACGCCGGCGACACCACCGAGGAGACGTCGGACGCGACCGAAGCCGACGCTGATGATGCCGCGGACGAGGGCGACGACGCCACGGACGACAGCGGCGATGACGCCGCGGACGGCGGCGACGCCGGCTCGGTACCCGATGCGCCGGACTTCGGTGTCGACAGCGACACGATCCGGATCGGCTGGCTCGGCGACGTGACCGGTCCCACCGCCGCCGCACAGGGCTTCAACCTGGAGGGTGCGGAAGCCGCCGTGGCCTACCTCAACGAGCAGGGCGGCGTCCTCGGACGCGAGCTCGAGCTGGCCGTCCAGGACGACCAGTACAACCCCGAGACGATGGCGACCAACTTCGCCGCCATCACCTCCGACAACCCCGTGCTGTCCATCATCCAGTGCGGCAACTGCGTATCGCTGCTGCCCCAGTTCGCCAGCACCGGCATCCCGCTGATCAGCCCGCCGCAGACGGTGGACGCCCAGCTGGAGGTCCCCAACGTCTACAACAACCTCGCCCACTACGGTGACGAGGCCGACGTGGCGGTCGCCTACATCGCGGAGAAGGTCGGCTCCATCGAGGACGCCAACGTCGCCGTGGTCCACCTCGAGGTCCCCTCGGGTGCGGAGTGGAACGCCTACATCGAGCAGACGCTGGAGGAGCAGGGCGGCAACTACCTGGGTGCGATGACCATCAACATCGGTGCGCCTGACTACACCGGTGTCGTCACCCAGCTGGCCCAGATGCGCAACAACGACGACCTCAACTACGTCGCCTTCCACGGCGCGCCGGAAACCGGCCTCGGCATGATCAGCGAGATGGTCACCCAGGGCCTCACCGACGTGCCCATGGTCGGTATCCACGGCCTGGTCGGTGCGACCATCTTCCAGGAGGGTCCGCCGGAAGCGGCCGAGCTGCTGGCTGGCGCCCACTCCTTCCTGTCCCCCATGGACGACTGCGAGATGTGCGCGACCATCCGTGACTTCGTGGCCGGCACCGAGTGGGAGGACGCGGCGATCGAGACGAACTTCGCCGACGGCTGGCACGAGGTCCTGATCGCAGCCGAGGCCATGGAGCGCGCGGCGGCCGACGCCGGCGAGCTCAGCTGGGAGACGATGAACGCCGCGCTGACCTCGGCGCCCTTCGACACCGGCGGCCTGACCTGTGAGGTCGACTGGACCAGCGGCAACCAGTCGCTGTGTGCGGCGGTCTTCGAGTGGAACGGCGACTTCATGGAGCCGGCCAAGCCGTTCGAGGAGTACACCGGCGACATCGACGGCGAGTACGGCGCCGGCGGCTAG